GCACCCTGCTGCGGCTGGCCGGCCGCTACGGGGTGGGCGAGGACGATGTCGACGACCTGCTGCGCAACGGCGTCCTCGTCGATCTCCTCCCGTTGGTACGCAAGAGCATTCGCGTCGGCACCGAGAACTACAGCATCAAGTCGCTGGAACCGCTGTACATGGGAACCGAACTACGCGACGGCGAGGTCACCAAGGCGACCGATTCGATCACCGAGTACGCGCGCTACTGCGCACTGCGCGACGCCGGTCACCACGACGAGGCCGCCACCGTGCTGAAGGAGATCGAGGAGTACAACCGTTACGACTGCCGTTCCACGCACCGGCTGCGAGACTGGTTGATCAACAGGGCATTCGAAGCCGAGGTGCCACCGCGCGGGCCGCAGCCGGTCCGTGACGGGGCGCCGATCGAGAAGGCCGACGCCACCGACCGCAAGCTGCTCAAGTTCGCCGGCGACGGGGTGGAGCCACGCACGTCCGAACAGCAGGCGGTCGCGCTCGTCGCCGCCGCCCGCGGCTTCCACAAACGCGAGGACAAACCGTTCTGGTGGGGGCATTTCGACCGGATCAACAACCCCGTCGACGAATGGGCCGACAGCACAGGTGTTTTCGTCGCCGAACAGGCTGAGGTGGTCACCGACTGGCACATCCCGCCGCGGGCCCGCAAGCCCCAACGGCAGGTCCGGCTGACCGGTGCCATCGACGCCGGGGAACTGGGCAGCGAGGTCTACGCGCTCTACGCCCCGCCGGCACCGACTGGCCTGTCCGACGACCCGGACCGGCGCGGCTTCGGCAGTGCCACCGTCATCGGCTGCGACAACCCGGAGGCCCCCACCGAGGTGCTGATCACCGAACGCCAACCCTCCGGCGGCGATACCTTCGCCGAGGTGCCGTTCGCACTGACGCCCGGCCCGCCGATCAACACCAAGCCCTTGCAGGCTTCCATCGACAGCACCGCGGCCGCGGTGTCCGCCGGTCTGCCGAAGCTGCCGGCCGACGCGGTGACCGACATCTTGCTGCGCCGCCCGCCACGCACCGTGAGTGGCCGGGCACTGCCGCGCAGCGGGGACACCGCCGCCGATGTCACCGCGGCGTTGCTGGACCTGGACGGCTCGTACCTCGCCGTGCACGGGCCACCCGGCACCGGCAAGACCCACACCTCGGCGAAGATCATCGCCCGGCTGGCCAACGAGCACGGTTGGCGCATCGGCATCGTCGCGCAGTCACACGCGGTGATCGAGCATCTGCTGGATCAGGTGCTCGACGCCGGGGTGGACGCCGCGCGGGTGGCCAAGAAACGCAAGGGCGCCGACCCGCGGTGGAGCGAGATCGACCAGAACCATTACGCCGCCTTCATCGCCGACCATCCCGGTTGCGTGATCGGCGGTACCGCATGGGATTTCGCGAATGAAGCGCGGGTGCCGCGGCAATCGCTCGACCTACTGGTGCTCGAAGAAGCCGGCCAGTTCAACCTGGCCAACACCATCGCGGTGGCTCCGGCCGCGCGCAACCTGCTGCTGCTCGGCGACCCGCAGCAACTCCCCCAGGTCTGCCAGGGCACCCACCCGGCACCGGTCGACGATTCCGCGCTGGGCTGGCTGGTCGAGGGGTCGCACACGCTGCCGGCCGAGCGCGGCTACTTCCTGGACCGCTCGTTCCGGATGCATCCGGCGGTGTGCGGCCCGGTGTCGCGGCTGTCCTACGACGGCCGGCTGCGGTCACACGAAAAGGTCAGTGCAGCAAGGGCACTCGACGGTTTCACACCTGGCGTGCGGGTACTCGAGGTGCCGCACCTCGGCAATTCGACCGACAGCCCGGAAGAGGCCGGCGCGATCGTCGCAGCCATCACCGGCCTGCTCGGCACCACCTGGACCGACGAGCATGGCAGCACACCGCTGGGGCAGGACCACGTCCTGGTGGTGACGCCCTACAACGCGCAGGTGACGACGGTGCGTCGGGCACTCGACGCGGCGGGACTGACCGAGGTGCAAGCCGGCACGGTGGACAAATTCCAGGGTCGGCAGGCGCCGGTGGTGTTCGTGTCGATGACGGCGTCGTCGGCCGCCGATGTGCCGCGCGGGATCGGATTCCTGTTGAACCGCAACCGGCTCAACGTGGCGATCAGCCGGGCCAAGTATGTGGCCTACATCGTGCGCTCGCCACAGCTCACCGACTATCTGCCCGGCCAGCCGGACAGCCTGATCGCACTCGGGGCCTTCCTCGCACTGACCGAGGGCTGTGATACACCCGACCGGTGACTGAAATGCTTACCGAAACGCTTGCCGGAATCGTCGGTGCCAACCACGTCACCACCGACCCGGACGTGTTGGACGGCCGCTGCGTCGACCACACCGGGCGTTACCGCGGCCGGGCCAGTGCCCTGGTCCGGCCCGGCACCGACGCGGAGGTGGCGGCGGTGTTGCGGGCCTGCCGCGACGCGGGCGCCTATGTGACCGTGCAGGGCGGCCGAACCTCACTCGTGGCCGGGACCGTGCCGGAGAACGACGACATCCTGCTGTCCACCGAACGGCTCACCGAGGTCGGTTCGGTCGACACCGTGGAGCGCCGGATCCGCGTCGGCGCCGGCACGACACTGGCCGTGGTGCAACGGGCCGCCGCGGCGGCCGGACTGGTGTTCGGTGTGGACCTGGCCGCGCGCGAATCCGCCACGGTCGGCGGCATGGCCTCCACCAACGCCGGCGGTCTGCGCACGGTGCGCTACGGCAACATGGGCGAGCAGGTGCTCGGCCTGGACATCGCGCTGCCCGACGGCTCTGTGATCCACCGGCACAGCCGGGTGCGCCAAGACAACACCGGATACGACCTGGCCGCACTGTTCGTCGGCGCCGAGGGCACCCTCGGCGTGATCACCGGACTGGACCTGCGGCTACACCCCGCGCCCACCCACCGGGTCACCGCGATCTGCGGGTTCGCCGGCCTGGACGCGCTCGTCGACGCGGGCCGGACCTTCCGCGACCTGGACGGCATCGCCGCGCTGGAACTGATCGACGCCCGGGCCAGTGCGCTGACCGCCGAGCACCTCGGCGTCGCCGCCCCGGTCGACGGTGCCTGGCAGCTGTTGATCGAACTGGCCGGCGACACCGATCAGACCGAACGTCTGGCACACGCCCTGGACGGCGTGGAAATCTGCGGCGAACCGGCCGTCGGCGTCGACGCGGCAGCCCAGCTGCGGTTGTGGCAGGTGCGCGAGTCGGTGGCCGAGGTGCTCGGATTGTTCGGCCCGCCACTGAAATTCGACGTCTCCCTGCCGCTGTCGGCGATTCGGGGCTTTGCGACCGAGGCCACCGGCGTGATCGCGGGCCACGCACCGGACGCCATTCCCGTGCTGTTCGGTCACATCGGCGAGGGCAATCTGCACCTGAACGTGCTGCGCTGCTCCGTCGACGCCGAGGCCGGGCTGTACGCCGCGATGATGACGCTGATCGCCGAGCACGGCGGCAATGTCAGTTCCGAACACGGCGTGGGCTCACGCAAACGCGACTATGTGGCCATGTCCCGCTCCGAGGCCGACATCGCGGCCATGCGTACCGTCAAGGCCGCTTTCGACCCGAGCGGCTACCTCAATCCCGCGGTGTTGTTCCGTCGCTCTCAGCCATGAACTCGGCATAGATGTTCTTCCACTGCTCAGGATCCTCGGACACGGGCGGCGACCGGAACACGACCGTGGCCGCCTCCTCGTCGCCACCATGGTTCACGGTGAACTCGACGTAGTCGTCGTCATCGTCGTCGCGGGGGTCCGTGTAGGGCTCCGGGTTCGGCGCGGGCACCGGCGCGGCCGCTGGCGCGGTACCGAAACCGACCAGGAACAACGCCCCGACCACGCCGAACAACGCGATGAACGCCGGCAGCAGCATGGACTGCGACATCGCCGCCGCAAACGGCGCGTGCAGGAACTCGGGCAACTCGGCGGCCGACCCCTCGCCACGGGGAGCAGCGCCGCCCGCGCCCGGCAGCTCGGCACCGATCCGCGACGTCATGAACGCCGCGATGCCTGCGCTGCCGAGCACCGACCCGACCTGCCGGGTGGCGTTGTAAACCCCGGAGCCGGCCCCGGCGAGATCGGGCGGCAGGTTGCGGGTCGCGGTGGCCGCCAACGGCGACCAGATGAACGCCATGCCGACACCCATCACGATCTGCGGCAGCAGCAGCCGCCAGATCGGGGTGGTCGGGGTCATCTCCAGCGCCAGCCAGGTCAACCCGACCGCCATGGCCGAGAATCCGAACCCGATCACCGGCGTCGGGTGGGCCCGGTCGACGATGCGGCCCACCACCGGGGCCAGCACGCCGCTGGCGATCGCGGTCGGTGCCGTCAGCAGCGCCGAACGGATCGGCGACAAGCCGCACACCGACTGCGCGTAGAACATCAGCGGCAGGATCATCGCGGTCACCGCGAAGCCGATCGTCGCGACGCCCAGATTGGCCAGGCTGAAGTCGCGATCGGCAAAGATCCGCAGCGGGATCAGCGGCTCGCGCGTGTTGACCGCCTGCCAGTACACGAACGCCGCCATCACCGCGATACCGACCGCGCCGGTCACCCACACCCACGGCGCCCAGTCCCGCGACTGGCCCTCCTGCAGCGCGAACACGATCAGGAACATCCCGACGCCGGACAACACCACGCCCGGCACGTCGAACCGGTGCGGCGCCGTCGGCAGCACCGGCACCAGCCACACCGCCAGGCCGAGGCCCAGGATCCCGATCGGCACGTTCACGAAGAAGATCCACTGCCAGCCCAGTCCGCCGACCAACACACCACCGGCCAACGGTCCGACCAGGGTGGCCACCCCGGCGGTGGCGCCCCACACACTCATCGCCACCCCGCGGCGCTCGGCCGGGAAGATGCGGGTGATGGTCGACAAGGTCTGCGGGGTCAGCAGTGCGGCCCCGATGCCCTGCACCACCCGGGCCGCGATCAGCGTCTCGATGCTGCCCGCCAGCCCGCACCACAGCGAGGCCCCGGTGAAGACGGCCAGGCCGGCCAGGTAGAGATTCTTGGGTCCGTACACGTCGCCCAATCGCCCCGCCACGAGCAGTGGCACCGCATAGGCGAGCAGATAGGCGCTGGTCACCCAGATCACGCCGTCGTAGTCGGCGCCGAGCCGATCCATGATCGTCGGGTTCGCGACCGCGACGATCGTCGCGTCGACCAGGATCATGAAGAACCCGACCATCATCGCCCACAGCGCGTGCCACGGATTCTCCGGACGCGCAGGCACGCTGCGTTCGCGGCTCGGGATGCGGTCGATCGGCGCTGGGGACATCTCGGGTCTGGTGGTCGGGCCTCGGGTTCG
The genomic region above belongs to Mycolicibacterium sp. HK-90 and contains:
- a CDS encoding TM0106 family RecB-like putative nuclease, translated to MFVTEGASGPTVIYSASDLAAAARCEYALLRSFDARLGRGPAVSSDDELLARTAELGDEHEQRHLDELRADAGVTVIGRPAYTVAGLSAAAAATLEAAHRRDPVIYQAAMFDGRFAGFADFLILTDTAAGERYRLRDTKLSRSVKVEALLQLAAYADVLTGAGVPVADEVDLVLGDGAVSSYRVDELLAVYRPRRRALQALLDGHLTAGTAVRWSDETVRACFGCPECEQQVRATDDLFLVAGMRAGQRARFIDAGVTTTHQLAGHIGAVPGLSQRTVTALSGQARLQVAPRVDAKPPYEVVDAQPLMLLPDPDKGDLFFDYEGDPLWTVNGHDWGLEYLWGVLGAEGNFQPLWAHDRASERQVLIDFLDLVRKRRKRFPKMHIYHYAPYERSTLLRLAGRYGVGEDDVDDLLRNGVLVDLLPLVRKSIRVGTENYSIKSLEPLYMGTELRDGEVTKATDSITEYARYCALRDAGHHDEAATVLKEIEEYNRYDCRSTHRLRDWLINRAFEAEVPPRGPQPVRDGAPIEKADATDRKLLKFAGDGVEPRTSEQQAVALVAAARGFHKREDKPFWWGHFDRINNPVDEWADSTGVFVAEQAEVVTDWHIPPRARKPQRQVRLTGAIDAGELGSEVYALYAPPAPTGLSDDPDRRGFGSATVIGCDNPEAPTEVLITERQPSGGDTFAEVPFALTPGPPINTKPLQASIDSTAAAVSAGLPKLPADAVTDILLRRPPRTVSGRALPRSGDTAADVTAALLDLDGSYLAVHGPPGTGKTHTSAKIIARLANEHGWRIGIVAQSHAVIEHLLDQVLDAGVDAARVAKKRKGADPRWSEIDQNHYAAFIADHPGCVIGGTAWDFANEARVPRQSLDLLVLEEAGQFNLANTIAVAPAARNLLLLGDPQQLPQVCQGTHPAPVDDSALGWLVEGSHTLPAERGYFLDRSFRMHPAVCGPVSRLSYDGRLRSHEKVSAARALDGFTPGVRVLEVPHLGNSTDSPEEAGAIVAAITGLLGTTWTDEHGSTPLGQDHVLVVTPYNAQVTTVRRALDAAGLTEVQAGTVDKFQGRQAPVVFVSMTASSAADVPRGIGFLLNRNRLNVAISRAKYVAYIVRSPQLTDYLPGQPDSLIALGAFLALTEGCDTPDR
- a CDS encoding FAD-binding oxidoreductase, which translates into the protein MTEMLTETLAGIVGANHVTTDPDVLDGRCVDHTGRYRGRASALVRPGTDAEVAAVLRACRDAGAYVTVQGGRTSLVAGTVPENDDILLSTERLTEVGSVDTVERRIRVGAGTTLAVVQRAAAAAGLVFGVDLAARESATVGGMASTNAGGLRTVRYGNMGEQVLGLDIALPDGSVIHRHSRVRQDNTGYDLAALFVGAEGTLGVITGLDLRLHPAPTHRVTAICGFAGLDALVDAGRTFRDLDGIAALELIDARASALTAEHLGVAAPVDGAWQLLIELAGDTDQTERLAHALDGVEICGEPAVGVDAAAQLRLWQVRESVAEVLGLFGPPLKFDVSLPLSAIRGFATEATGVIAGHAPDAIPVLFGHIGEGNLHLNVLRCSVDAEAGLYAAMMTLIAEHGGNVSSEHGVGSRKRDYVAMSRSEADIAAMRTVKAAFDPSGYLNPAVLFRRSQP
- a CDS encoding MFS transporter, which gives rise to MSPAPIDRIPSRERSVPARPENPWHALWAMMVGFFMILVDATIVAVANPTIMDRLGADYDGVIWVTSAYLLAYAVPLLVAGRLGDVYGPKNLYLAGLAVFTGASLWCGLAGSIETLIAARVVQGIGAALLTPQTLSTITRIFPAERRGVAMSVWGATAGVATLVGPLAGGVLVGGLGWQWIFFVNVPIGILGLGLAVWLVPVLPTAPHRFDVPGVVLSGVGMFLIVFALQEGQSRDWAPWVWVTGAVGIAVMAAFVYWQAVNTREPLIPLRIFADRDFSLANLGVATIGFAVTAMILPLMFYAQSVCGLSPIRSALLTAPTAIASGVLAPVVGRIVDRAHPTPVIGFGFSAMAVGLTWLALEMTPTTPIWRLLLPQIVMGVGMAFIWSPLAATATRNLPPDLAGAGSGVYNATRQVGSVLGSAGIAAFMTSRIGAELPGAGGAAPRGEGSAAELPEFLHAPFAAAMSQSMLLPAFIALFGVVGALFLVGFGTAPAAAPVPAPNPEPYTDPRDDDDDDYVEFTVNHGGDEEAATVVFRSPPVSEDPEQWKNIYAEFMAESDGTTPRD